One region of Elusimicrobiota bacterium genomic DNA includes:
- a CDS encoding SEC-C metal-binding domain-containing protein, translating into MVIAANSISKFKNSGIDIPPLWSPVIQYKKTSPKVGRNQLCPCGSNLKFKRCCGNKKLE; encoded by the coding sequence ATGGTGATTGCGGCTAACTCAATCTCAAAATTTAAAAACTCGGGAATAGATATTCCTCCTTTATGGAGTCCGGTTATTCAATATAAAAAAACCTCTCCAAAAGTCGGCAGAAATCAACTCTGTCCATGTGGCTCAAATCTTAAATTTAAAAGATGCTGCGGTAATAAAAAATTGGAGTAA